In a genomic window of Piliocolobus tephrosceles isolate RC106 chromosome 1, ASM277652v3, whole genome shotgun sequence:
- the RAB42 gene encoding ras-related protein Rab-42 has product MEGEGCRYQFRIALLGDAAVGKTSLLRSYVAGAPGAPEPDPEPEPTVGAECYRRALQLRAGPRVKLQLWDTAGHERFRCITRSFYRNVVGVLLVFDVTNRKSFEHIQDWHQEVMATQGPDKVIFLLVGHKSDLQSTRCVSAQEAEELAASLGMAFVETSVKNNCNVDLAFDILADAIQQALQQGDIKLEEGWGGVRLIHKAQIPRSPSRKQHPGPCQC; this is encoded by the exons ATGGAGGGCGAGGGCTGCCGCTACCAATTTCGGATTGCGCTGCTGGGGGACGCGGCGGTGGGCAAGACGTCGCTGCTGAGGAGTTACGTGGCGGGCGCACCTGGCGCCCCGGAGCCCGACCCCGAGCCTGAGCCCACTGTGGGCGCCGAGTGCTACCGCCGCGCGCTGCAGCTGCGGGCCGGGCCGCGGGTCAAGCTGCAGCTCTGGGACACCGCGGGCCACGAGCGCTTCAG GTGCATCACCAGGTCCTTTTACCGGAACGTGGTGGGTGTCCTGCTAGTCTTTGATGTGACAAACAGGAAGTCCTTTGAACACATCCAAGACTGGCACCAGGAGGTCATGGCCACTCAGGGCCCAGACAAGGTCATCTTCCTGCTGGTTGGCCACAAGAGTGACCTGCAGAGCACCCGTTGTGTCtcagcccaggaggccgaggagCTGGCTGCCTCCCTGGGCATGGCCTTCGTGGAGACCTCGGTTAAAAACAACTGCAATGTGGACCTGGCCTTTGACATTCTCGCAGATGCTATCCAGCAGGCCCTGCAGCAGGGGGACATCAAGCTAGAAGAGGGCTGGGGGGGTGTCCGGCTCATCCACAAGGCCCAAATCCCCAGGTCCCCCAGCAGGAAGCAGCACCCAGGCCCATGCCAGTGTTAA